The window AAATTCATCAACCACTTTCGCGCTATTTATACCATCCAATTAGAAGTTCAACCATCCGTTTTCAATCAAAAAGAACTCCTTCCGGAGTTCTATTCGGCGGTGAATTAATGGATGATACATAACTTATTTCAATCCTTTTTCTTTAAGAAACGCTTGCCATTGTTTCGTAGTTTCAACTTCAATCTTGTCTTGGCCAGCAGCTTTTAACTTGTCAATGTATTTAGGCAGTATGTCGTTGGGATCCACCGCCCCTGTTTCAAGAGCGACTTGGAACTCGTTGTTCACAGCAGTAGTATTCGCTTCCTCTGATTTAATTGAATCCTTATTAACACCAAATCCATAAGAAGCAGGAACCATCGCGCTATCATTTAGTTTGATTGTTTTCTCCCATACGTCAGGTGTTTGTTTCCCTTTCAAGTAAGCATTGAATTGATTGCCAAATACCCAGTCAACATTAGGAGCGTAGCCGGAATCTTTAATGGGTTCAATATATTTATCATCCTTTTTGATGTAGTGCTTACCTTCAATCCCGTTTGCAATCAGATTATATAACATTTTGTCTGTATTGAGAAGATTGATTAACATAAGCGCTCGTTCCGGATTTTTGGATGTTTTACTTATTACTTGCATAGCGCTAGCAATTCCGGTAAAGTACGAATCCGAAATTGGCACGTAGACAACCTCGTTCCCTCCGTTGTTGTTCATTTCATCGGCTTCACCGCCGGGTTTCGTTGTAAACTCAATACCAACCGCAACTTTGCCTTTCTTCTTCAGATCCGTAATATTTTTGAGAAGAGGAGCATCCTCGTTGATATAACCTGCCTGGTACCATTTGTGCATAGTAGTGTAGTATTCTTTCTTATTCTGAAGTTGTTCGATTTTAGTCAAGCTTTTATAGTCTTTATCATCCTTTTTGAAAACCACAGCAAGACCGTCCGCCCCTACTAAACCTGGGTCCGTATAAAGTCCCCATGAGTTCTGTGCCATTCCAAAAGGTATGACGTCCTTCTCGTTTTCCTTCAAGGTTTTTAAGAACGGCTCTATGTCCTTATAGGTTTTGATCGAGTTGATATCCAATTTGTATTTGTCGACGTACTGTTTTTGAATCACAAGACTTTTCGTCTTGGCTGCGATTTGGTAAACCGGGAACCCGTATACTTTGCCGTCGGCCGCTTTCATATCCGGCCAGAATTTATCTGGTATGTTTTTACGAGCTTCAGGCGCAAATTTATTGATCATATCATCCGTTATTTCCAGAAGGGCACCTTTATCGATGTTCGGCTGATAACCTAATAGCCAATATTTCGAACCCCATGCGAGGTCGAATGCTTCCCCGGAAGCCATGATCGTATTCAATTTAGGATCGTATTCATCAAATGAGAGCGGCTTTAAATCTACCGTTGCATTTATTTTGCTTTTTAAATATTTATTGATTTCATCATTAACCAGCTGTTGATCTTTTCCCGGAGGATTGCTTGGGTAATAAAAAGTGAGCTTTACATCGGGTAGTTTGCTTGTTGTCGGAGTTACAGCCGGTGCTGCAGATTCGGTTGGTGAAGCGTTTGGTGTCGTAGATTCAATTACCGTATTGGTCTTTGTACAACCGATGACAAGACTGAAACAAAGGAGGAAAAAAGCAAGCAGTGTTTGTTTTGATTTTCTACCATTTTTCAAAATAGACACCTCCATTTTTGTGTACCCCAGGAAAGTAACAGACGGTGAACCTTACTTACCTTTCACCTCCTCTCCTAACTCTTTAAAGATCCCACCGTGATCCCTTTCACAAAATACTTTTGGAAGAACGGAAAGATGATCAGCATGGGACCGCCCGCCAGAATAGCCATTGCCATCCTCACCGATAAAGTCGGGAAGTTCGTGAATTGTAACTTGCTTGCCGCCTCAGCTAACGGAGAGTTTGCTAAAAACTCAATTTGAGATAAGATTCTTACCAGCAGCAGCTGAAGAGGGACATACTTTTCATTGTCGATGAACAACAAGGCATTAAACCAATCATTCCAATAAGCAAAAGAAATGAATAATCCGAGTGTCGCGAGCGCTGGCGTTGAAAGCGGCAAGACGATGCGAAAGAAAATACGGAGCTCACCAGAACCGTCAATTTTAGCGGACTCAATGATTTCAATCGAAATTTTATCCAAATAGCCTTTCATGATCATGATGTTAAAAGGATTCAGCATCAAGGGAATAATTAATGCCATTAAGGTATTTTTCAAATGTAGATATTGGGTCATCAAGATATAAAAAGGGATAATTCCCCCATTAAAAAGCATTGTAAAAAAAATATAAAAAGTTAGAGGCCGATTATAGCGGAAATCCCTACGTGAGATAGGGTACGCCGACATTGCCGTCAATAGGAGTGAAAGGATCGTACCGATCACAGTGATCACAATCGTCACGCCATAACCCTTAAGTAGAAGTTCAGGCGTTTTCAATACAATCCGAAAGGCTTCCAAGCTCAGTTCTTTCGGAATAAAGCGATAGCCATTTTGAAGTAAGCTGTTTTCCGAAGTCACGGATACGGCAATCACCAGGAAGAAAGGCACCGCCATCAATAGACAAACGATGATGAAAAATCCGTTAATCACCCAATTCGATTGTTGATTTCTATTCGCTTTTTCCATAGTGCTCCTCCATCTAAAATAACGCGTTATCTTTATCAACTCGGCGTACGATGAAATTTGCAGTTAGTATGGTTATTAAACCAACCACGGATTGAAGGAATCCCACTGCTGCTCCGGAATTAATGTCACCCAGCTTTGAAAGTGCTCGATACACATAAGTGTCAATGATATCTGTCGTAGCCAAATTCGCGCCTACATTATTAGGTACAAAATAGTGCAGGCCGAAATCGCCTCTGAAGATATTACCAAGCCCTAATATAAACACAATGATAATTAAAGGTTTCAACAGCGGCAGCGTAATACGAGCCATCATCTGTATCCGTGAAGCTCCATCCAATTTTGCAGCTTCATAGTAATCACTATGGATACCTATTATCCCGGCGTAATAAATTAAAGTCGAGAATCCGACCCCCTTCCATACAGCAACCAGTGGTAAAATAAACATCCATGGTGTCGACTCGAAGTACCATTTATGCGGCTCAAAGCCAAACCATTTAAATAAAACATTGAGATACCCGTTCTTATGATCCAAGAAGGCATACGTAATGTAACCAACAAGTACGAGCGATATGAAGTAAGGGAGAAACATGGTTGTCTGGTAAATCTTGACCAGTCGGCCGCTCACCTCGTTAAGTAGAAGCGCGAAGAGCAGAGCTACAATCGTTCCAAGTAGGATATAGGTGATGTTATATAATATCGTGTTTCGTATGATTCTCCAGGCATCTTGCGATTTAAATATAAATTCGAAATTTTTGAATCCTACCCATTGGCTGCCAAAAATGCCCTTATCATACCTGAAATATTTGAATGCTAATATTAAACCAACCATAGGCACATAGGCAATGATGAGTTCGAACAAAATACCAGGTGTCGCAAGCAGCAGCAGCTCCCGATTTTTACGTAGATGTAGAAATTCTTGGATGAACCATCGTTTCTTGACCTTGTGTGTTTTACTCATCGCGATCCTCCCTCCTAAGGCTTATCATGGCAGATTTACATATGAACATATAGAATACGATGTTCGAAAAGTTGTACGATTCATGTGTAAAATGTTTGAATTCATGAACTTTTTACTTGGGAAGATGAAAAAACCGCCATCCGTTCACCTATTGGTGTAAGAAGTGGCGGTTCTGCATAATCATGAAATAGATTTTTTCATACGATATTCCTTCGGTGTGCTGCCAAATTTGGCCTTGAACAAACGGAAAAAGTAACTTGGATTTGAATAACCGCATTCTTCCATAATTTCTAGAACGGTATGATTGCCGCTTTCCAACAGAAGCTGTGCACGCCTCAAACGGACCTCATTGATATACTCCGTGATGGTCATCTTGAAGCTTTCCTTGAACAGTTTGCCAATATAGGCGGAGGATAGTTTGACAGTCAATGCGATCGATTGCTGGCCAAGGTTCACGTCCGAATACTTTTGATGGATCAATTCTTTTATTGTGTCAAGAATAAGGTCATTACGCTCCGTAGCCCCCGGTCTCTGGCTTTCACATATTTTCGCACATAAAGACAATAAGGTGAGATACATTTCCTCCAATGTTTCTTTTTCCTGCGTAATGTGGTGTATGTAATCCATGTTCATTGCAAATTTGGAGACACGATTGTCCATTATTTCTAATGCTGTATTTTTGATCACCCAAGCTAAATTAGTTACTGCCCGATGTATATCGTCATAATTGAATTTATTAACGAGTGAGAAGGCTTTTTCCAACTCGATTCCCGCTTCCGTCATTTGCCCTTTTTTCAATGCTTCTGACAACTTTCTCTCGATGGTAACGGGTATGGATACGAGCGAATTAGTTACATTTTCTTTAATGTCCTCAGTTGTAATGATCGACCTGTAACCAAAAATAATTTTGTACAAATTGTTAGTCAAAGCCTGTGTGTAGCCTGCCGACAAATGAGGCAGCTGTGAGATCCTGTCACTTATGCCGCAGGAGAGAGATAAACCGTAAAAATGATGAATAGTTAACTGAATTTCCCTAATAAGGTGAACGATTTGCTCGCTAACCGCATCGTTTGAGCTGCCATACATAGATACAATGAGGACAACGTGATCCCCCCAAACTTCCACTGCCTCACTAGGATAAACCTTTGACATGATTTCTTGTGCAATATTCACGATGGCGAAACTATACATTTTCTTGGAGGAAGTTGTTGTGTTTCTGTCATAAGTCAGAAAATGATCGATGCGAAACACACACACCTGAATTTCGTACTTAACTGAAATGTATAGATCATGTTTTTTAATCAGGTTCAAGATATCGTTATGGGAGAACATCTGACTATCCGTTAAAAACTTACGAATATAATATTTTTTGACGATTTGCTCCGAGCTGATTTCATGAAGCTTCTCAGATAATTTCAAATAACGTTCGCTCATGACATCGAACTCGTCGCCTTCGAGTAACCCGGGCAGCCTATCCCCTGCTCCATGAACTCGTATTCGTTTGAGCATATCTTCAATTGGGTGATACAGCTTATACGACAACCAGATGGATAACCCTATCGCTATGAGGAGAAACACACCTGAAAAACCTAACGATTTCACTCGCGTCTGCGTGACGTCCTCCATCAATTTCTCATAGGACTGGATATAAAGGATTGTCCAATCAGGAATAGGATCCTCCATATAGGTGATCATGCTTTTTTCACCTGAAATGTCACCGATAACAAACCCCGACGGACTCTTCGATTCTCTCTTTCTGCTTGTAATCATTTGTTGAATACTCAATCTGTTATATTCGTTGGAATAGATATTATTCGTATTCGATGAGTATAGTCGTCCTTCTCTATCCGCTATCAGAAGATCGCCCTGATCACGATTACTCCTGACATTCATCTTCTTCAAGCTATCAAATACCCAGTCTGATTTTATATAGAAAATAATAGCTGATTCATGGGTTGAGAAAGGTTTGAAGGAATCGGTGACGATAAAGGCAAACGTATCAATCTGCCCATCTTCTTTCTCTAAGCTGACAGGAATGAGCCTTGACGTTAGATGCTGATGCGATGGATCGAGCAGCCAATCCCTGATCTTTTTTTTCGTAACGCCGCCATCCAGCAAAAAATGGCTTGTTGTTCCGTAAATTTCATTCTGGGTGTGATTATAGATGGCCATGGAATGCAAAAAGGATGAGCTTTCCAATATGTTCGTCATTCTTTGGTAACCGCGAATCAAATCCATTTTGGGCAGCATATCATCAAACATAAGCGGAATTAGAAGATTGTCCTTAATGACGAAATACGATAAATGGGTAATGACTTCGTTCATATAGGAAAAGTTGTATTGAAATTGCGTGAGCACTTTTAGATTCGACTCTTCCTGAATGCTTTTAACCGATTTCTCTAAGATATACGTATTAGCAAGCGTCGAGGCCATCAGCACAATAACCATTGACAGCATGATAGAGATCAGAACTCGCTGCAAATATTTTTTGGATTTGTAAAACCCAAATATTTTCAAACGCACCAAGCCCCCTATGATGCTGCGATTTTACTGTGGTCCTATTTTCCCGAAGTCAATGTTCACCCAACCTAACCTATACGCAGGCGAATTCGGTTGGAGCCTATAATCACCTTCAGCAGCATGAATGAATAGTGGATCCGTGATTAACGTGTGCCCGTCAAATTTACCATTCAATAACGATCGCCAAGCCTCCCAATCATATTCACTTCTACCGAGGCGATCTTGTCCGCATGGATCTAACGGCAATTTACCAGCAACCTTGCATGGCCCCTCATCTTTCCAATACAAATTACGGTCAGCAGCAGCAAACTTATCCTTACGCCAATTTACGAAATAATACAAGTACCCGGAGTTATAAACGATGTTTCCATCAACCACGATCTCCTTATTTTCTTCCCCCGCCATCTCCTGAGTCCCAATGGCAGCAATTGCATGCGGGTTAGAGACAAGCAAGTTACCTTGAATCCGGTTACCGATTCCTTTTGAGAAAATCAGCATCCAGAGTTTTCCTTCTCCTGTGCTATACAGATGACTGAGTACATTATTGGTTACTGTAAAATAGTCAGACGCATCGTCCAAGTAAATACCAAATCCGTAGGAAAAATGAATGCCACTATGATGTAAGTGATTGCTGTGAATGACATTCCCTGTGCCCACGCCCCAAGATTCAAGTAATCCGCCATCCTGGCTATCTGTCATCACATTGGATATATCATTATAGGCAATGTGATTATTTCTTGTATGAAGAAAATCCCAGTGATTCTCCCATGTGACCGGAATCCCATAGAGGGTAGCGGGCATGACTTTGTGTCTTAATCCTTTAAGAGAAATCCCGTAGCGCGGCATATGAGCAATGGTGTTATGGGAGATATCATTATCCCCGCTTTGGTATAACAAGATCCCACAGCCATGCCCCACCAACTCGCCTCCATGTTTGATATAGTTATTGGTAATCCTATGTCCTTTGTTCGTATAAGAGGCTTCTGCTGTTGTAAAAGATCCTTGAATAGGGGAAAAGCCAGAAGCACAAATCCCGATATAACCAAGATGCTCGATATGATTGCCAGTCATTGTGATGTTTTGTGCGTAGTGATCCATAAAAATTCCACAGCTTCCCGAATTCCCTATCTGGCAATGGGAAATTTCGATATCCGCAGCGTAATTGATATAGATTAAGCCTTCTCTGTGCTCATCTCTTTCAACATTGTTTAATCCAGGCTCTTCTTGAATCATTTTATATTCACCGAAAAAGTCCGTACATGATAAATTCAAGCCCGAAAACGTGAGATGCTGTACCTGGCATTCATGATCGCCTCCTTTCAGCTCTATAAGCCTTGTGACGGTCGGTGCAATAATCTTTTGATGTAAAGGCTTTCCACTCTTGGGACGGTAATAGAGCCATCCCTCCGTTTCATCCAGATGAAATTGCCCAGGTGACTGTAGGAAATGGAGTGAGCCCTGTATGTAATAGCGTGAACCAACACCAATATCCCAGATAGAAGGATATTTGAATCTCACAAAACGCTGATCATAGTCAATCGAATCAATCTCTCTCATCTCCGAGAACCAATTCCATTCTCCTCTTCCTGGCCAAATAAATACCTGCGAATTCGTGAGATCGCTTCCAAAAGGAATTTCGTTTGAATGGAACTTGAACCCTTCAAGGTAGGATTCACCCGATTGTCCTTCTACTTGAAAATAACCGTTGGCTGGAAGTCTAGCTTTTGGGATACGATCTCCATCTACATAAAGCGTATGAAAGCTCCAACCTTGTCCGACCTTTGTTTTCCAAATGCTATCCTTATAAGGCTCCCAATGGGAAATCTGTTTTCCCCCAACTAATCGCGGTACTTCACCTGGGAAATTTCGATAAGAAACACGAAATCCATCTCTACCGGAATCGCGGTCGTCAAATTGCAAGGTTGCGTCTACAAAGTATGTTCCACCGCGAAGATAAACAGTTACATCCTGAGACATGCCGTCTTTAATACGTTCACGCACCACATTCTGAGCTTTATTAATGGTTAAGAATGGAGCCTCCTTACTGCCAGAATGATTGTCATCACCATTCGGAGCTACAACTAATATCGCTGTATGGAACATAGGAATCTCCTTTATACACATGATAACCTTATTTATGACTGCCCCCCCCCTATTTATGCCACCCTGAAGTCATGTTTTTTGCCCAATAATCGCAAAAAGCCGCAGTCAATAAAAGACTGCGGCTTAATTGCCTAGTTTAGGCTCGTTTTATGACTTTAATCCGCTCACAAGAACTTCAACCGCCTCGCTTAGTGGTGTAACCGGGCGACCAAGAAGTGTCTGAAGATCGTTGCTCTCTATGTCTAGAACGCCATCTCTAATCGCACTTTGGATGGCAACAAGAATGGGAACAACTTGTTCAGGAACCCCTGCACCGGCCATGATTTTACCATAAGTCTCATCGTCAACTTGCTGAATAGGAACTTCGCGGTCAAGGACCTCAGCCAGAACCGCTGCGAGATCCTCATGCGTGATCGGTGTGCCTGAGAGCTCATAAACGGTATTCTCATGTCCGTTACCTGCAAGCACAGCTGCTGCCGCTTGTGCATAATCGCCGCGAGAAGCCCACCCTACTTTGCCAGCCCCTGCCGAGGTCACGAGCGGTGCACCCGCCAATACGCCTTGTATCGTTCCAATCTCGTTTTCGATGTACCAGTTATTACGTAGAATTGAGTACGGGATTCCCGTTTTGCGAATCGCTTCCTCTGTCGCACGATGCACGGGCACGAGAAAGAGAGAGCTTTCCTCTGCGTTTGTAGCACTAGTGTACGCGATGAAACCAACTCCAGCGCGTTCAGCCGCAGATACAGCAGCTAAATGTTGACGAATTCGAGTTTCGTTATCCCCTTGCGTCGAAACGATAAGCAGGCGGTCAACGCCAGCGAAAGCTTTATCAAGAGATGCTGGATCATCAAAATCACCATGGCGCACTTCAACTCCCCGAGAACGTAAATCGGTTGCCTTCTCCGTGTCTCTTACGCTGACAGCTAATCTTTCAGCTGGTACGGATGCAAGTAAAGCCTCCACCACTTTTGATCCCAATTGTCCTGTTGCACCTGTTACTAGAATTTTCATTTGTAAATACCTCCATCAGATTATTTAATAATGAGTTAGAATCACCGAAGTTATAACCACATTGGTTACAACTAAGTTATAAAAATTAGCTCACTTAAGAGCTATTTTTATTTAAAATTAGATATGAGTTGTTGCAAGGAAACGTTAGACAATCTTTGTTCCATCGCGAATTGAGCGTCCCGCATTTCTGCACGGAGGGCAGATTCAATATTTCTTCCTACCGTACAGTTGGGGTTGGGATGGTTATGGAAATTGAACAACTCCCCATTCTCGATCACTTCCACTGCCCGGTATACATCAAGTAATGTAATTTGGTCTGTATCCTTACACAGCGAAGTTCCGCCAACTCCAGCACGTACTTCAACGAGTCCTGCCTTCTTCAACATCCCAATAATTTTGCGAATAATGACAGGATTCGTATTCACGCTGCCAGCAATGAAATCACCTGTACACTCCGTTGGAATAGTCGCAATTAACGACAGGATATGAACAGCTATCGAAAAGCGACTGCTAATCTGTTTCATTCATCATCACCCACTCGTTGTAACCAGTATAGTTCTAACAGATATCTGAGTCAAGCTGATCTTTCAGCTAAATCGTTTTTTTCGTTAAATGTTCCAAAATACGTTCTTTGATTTCCAATGGATTCTCAGTTTGAAAAACAACTTTTCCAAATTTATGATTCTTTAATTCAAGTATGATGACATCCTTATGATTCTCATAGGAAATGAAACACCATCTATCTCCGATCAGGAAACGTCCTTCTCTAATGTCAGCTATTGAAGTACCAACTCTAAATTGAAACATGGATAACTTAAAGTCATCTATTGAAACATTCCCTATATCCGAATACGGAATTTCAACATGTTGTTTTAACGCAGCAGCTCTAGTCAATCCCGATAGATGAAGAATAAGCGCATCCTTCGTAAATTCAATTGTTCTAGCCATTTTAACTACCTCCGCTTTGTATAGTTTGGATTTTCTTGTGGAAACACCTATAGTACGACTGAGTATGAGAAATCGTTCAACCATTTTAAATAATTCACTAAAAAAAGCTGCCCCTAAGGTCATTGACCTTGGGAGACAGCCCTAAACTTAATCTTCATTGCATGTTTACTCATTAATCTTTGAATCCTTAATAAGATCTTTCTTCCAAAAATCGATGACAATATGGTCTGCTAAACGCAATTAGTAAGAATCGTTGTTACGTAACAGCAGTAAGGTCCAATCTCCAATCGTTGCACCGCATGAAGCTCCCCGGAGGGTATTCGAAGCTGCACTCGGCGATGAATTTGAAACCGAGTTTCCGGCAAATGGCATTCGATGCGGGGTTATCGACTGACGGGAATGCGTGAATGTACCTGATCTTCGGTTCCGTCCTGGCGCTGGCAACAGCCGCCGCGGTTGCGGCGCTTGCAATGCCTCTGCCTTGGAAAGTCGGCAGAACGCCCCAACCGATCTCGTACACGGTCTCTTCCTTCCAGACACGTTCCCAGTACCCGATGTTGCCGACCGCTTCTAGTTCTGGAAGCAGAACGATGCTGAACATACGGCCATTCCCCTTGCCGCCAATCTCGACGTAGCGTTTGTGGCGCGCCAGGATCTGCTCCTCCGTTTCCGGACCACCCAAGTGTTCCAGCATCTCTGGTGCATTCATGCGATACAACAGTGCAAGATTAGCCTCTGCCCATGGCTCGATCCTTACCTGCTGCTCGTTCGTTCGAGTTAGCATCTTTCACACTCCTACTAAGGAATTCATGTCATAATAAGTACAATTTCATTTTACTTCTGAACCATTACCATCATCAAGTTCAAGCCTCCCCTCTTGTGCTTACAATTCTTGAAAAGTCGACCGAAAGACAGGAAAAAAGCCGGAGTCCTCTAATGGAGGCCCTACGGCTATCAAACTAACCAATTACGTATTCACGAAATCAGAAGTAGCTCGCCCCAAAGATTTCACAGCTGATTTGTTTAATTTATTTGCCCAAATGCAATAGCCCATCCCCACATAAGTCAATCCCCAGAAGAACGCGAACCATTTATTATCTGCGACTGGAATGACGATGGAGAGAATCATAAGCAAGAACAGTCCGGGAACCCAGCGCGGAAATACTTTAGCACGGAAGGTCAAGATCACGAATATCAAAGTGCCTCCCATGAAACCGATCATGCCAAACATTCTTGAAATGTTAACTAATGTACCCTCCGGCATAACCGCTTCCGCCCCACCTGCTGCAAATTGGGACCATACCATCGCAGTCGTTAAAATGTTCCCCACAATGATAAACAGGGTCGTAATGAATCCAGAGACTCCCGTTTCACGTGATTGTACCATATAGGTGACGATCGTCCCGACTGACATTAGAATACAAGCGATCAAACCCGTTGTCAGCTCTTGTGTGCTGTCCGTCCCCCAAATAATCGAAGCCGGCGTCATTCCCATTCGTGTAATCCCCGCCAGGATACAGATCATGCCTAACCATTTGATGACTTGCTTCTCATTCATTTTACCTCATCCTCCAAATCGAATTTGTGCTGCTATGCTATTTAGATTACACGGTGGGAAATCACGGAAAACAGAGCAGAGACTCCCGACTTTTCGGGAAACTTTCAAATCTTTTTCGGGAATAAGCAGGAAAGCTAATGGGAAATTATCCTTAATCCATTTTCATAAGGCCAGGGATCAAGCTATAATTAAATGAAAAAAGATTCTAATTAGGAAGGCGATTGTGGCATGTCGATGGAGATTGTCAAAGGAAGTAATCCAGAAATGCGAAATGAACGAAAAACAGCTTGGAGAATGTTGATCTTGCAGCTGTTTGTGCTTGTTTTCAGCTTGATAACAGCCGCGCTGTATATAGGCAGCATTCCGAAGTATTATACGGCTTTGGTACAAACATGTATTGTCCAAGGATGCGGCATTCTAGTCCCTGCCATGCCTTTGCCCGATCAGGGACTAAGCTTAGACAGCTATGCTCTCTTATTCGTGCTCATTGACTGCGTCTTTACGTTTGTCTTTTACTCCACTTCTGCTATTGTACTGTGGAAAGGTTTTCGGGAGCCGATGGGACTGCTTGCAGCTCTGGCTATGGTTTCTTTTGGTACGTCATTCCCTTCGTTGGTCATGGTTGCCTCTGAAGGTTCAACATTCGCCTACAGCTGGTTTATGTTTGTATCTATGTTTGGTTGGATTTCTTTGTCGTTATTTTTCTTTCTT is drawn from Paenibacillus sp. V4I7 and contains these coding sequences:
- a CDS encoding ABC transporter substrate-binding protein yields the protein MKNGRKSKQTLLAFFLLCFSLVIGCTKTNTVIESTTPNASPTESAAPAVTPTTSKLPDVKLTFYYPSNPPGKDQQLVNDEINKYLKSKINATVDLKPLSFDEYDPKLNTIMASGEAFDLAWGSKYWLLGYQPNIDKGALLEITDDMINKFAPEARKNIPDKFWPDMKAADGKVYGFPVYQIAAKTKSLVIQKQYVDKYKLDINSIKTYKDIEPFLKTLKENEKDVIPFGMAQNSWGLYTDPGLVGADGLAVVFKKDDKDYKSLTKIEQLQNKKEYYTTMHKWYQAGYINEDAPLLKNITDLKKKGKVAVGIEFTTKPGGEADEMNNNGGNEVVYVPISDSYFTGIASAMQVISKTSKNPERALMLINLLNTDKMLYNLIANGIEGKHYIKKDDKYIEPIKDSGYAPNVDWVFGNQFNAYLKGKQTPDVWEKTIKLNDSAMVPASYGFGVNKDSIKSEEANTTAVNNEFQVALETGAVDPNDILPKYIDKLKAAGQDKIEVETTKQWQAFLKEKGLK
- a CDS encoding carbohydrate ABC transporter permease; translation: MEKANRNQQSNWVINGFFIIVCLLMAVPFFLVIAVSVTSENSLLQNGYRFIPKELSLEAFRIVLKTPELLLKGYGVTIVITVIGTILSLLLTAMSAYPISRRDFRYNRPLTFYIFFTMLFNGGIIPFYILMTQYLHLKNTLMALIIPLMLNPFNIMIMKGYLDKISIEIIESAKIDGSGELRIFFRIVLPLSTPALATLGLFISFAYWNDWFNALLFIDNEKYVPLQLLLVRILSQIEFLANSPLAEAASKLQFTNFPTLSVRMAMAILAGGPMLIIFPFFQKYFVKGITVGSLKS
- a CDS encoding sugar ABC transporter permease codes for the protein MSKTHKVKKRWFIQEFLHLRKNRELLLLATPGILFELIIAYVPMVGLILAFKYFRYDKGIFGSQWVGFKNFEFIFKSQDAWRIIRNTILYNITYILLGTIVALLFALLLNEVSGRLVKIYQTTMFLPYFISLVLVGYITYAFLDHKNGYLNVLFKWFGFEPHKWYFESTPWMFILPLVAVWKGVGFSTLIYYAGIIGIHSDYYEAAKLDGASRIQMMARITLPLLKPLIIIVFILGLGNIFRGDFGLHYFVPNNVGANLATTDIIDTYVYRALSKLGDINSGAAVGFLQSVVGLITILTANFIVRRVDKDNALF
- a CDS encoding AraC family transcriptional regulator → MKIFGFYKSKKYLQRVLISIMLSMVIVLMASTLANTYILEKSVKSIQEESNLKVLTQFQYNFSYMNEVITHLSYFVIKDNLLIPLMFDDMLPKMDLIRGYQRMTNILESSSFLHSMAIYNHTQNEIYGTTSHFLLDGGVTKKKIRDWLLDPSHQHLTSRLIPVSLEKEDGQIDTFAFIVTDSFKPFSTHESAIIFYIKSDWVFDSLKKMNVRSNRDQGDLLIADREGRLYSSNTNNIYSNEYNRLSIQQMITSRKRESKSPSGFVIGDISGEKSMITYMEDPIPDWTILYIQSYEKLMEDVTQTRVKSLGFSGVFLLIAIGLSIWLSYKLYHPIEDMLKRIRVHGAGDRLPGLLEGDEFDVMSERYLKLSEKLHEISSEQIVKKYYIRKFLTDSQMFSHNDILNLIKKHDLYISVKYEIQVCVFRIDHFLTYDRNTTTSSKKMYSFAIVNIAQEIMSKVYPSEAVEVWGDHVVLIVSMYGSSNDAVSEQIVHLIREIQLTIHHFYGLSLSCGISDRISQLPHLSAGYTQALTNNLYKIIFGYRSIITTEDIKENVTNSLVSIPVTIERKLSEALKKGQMTEAGIELEKAFSLVNKFNYDDIHRAVTNLAWVIKNTALEIMDNRVSKFAMNMDYIHHITQEKETLEEMYLTLLSLCAKICESQRPGATERNDLILDTIKELIHQKYSDVNLGQQSIALTVKLSSAYIGKLFKESFKMTITEYINEVRLRRAQLLLESGNHTVLEIMEECGYSNPSYFFRLFKAKFGSTPKEYRMKKSIS
- a CDS encoding right-handed parallel beta-helix repeat-containing protein — protein: MFHTAILVVAPNGDDNHSGSKEAPFLTINKAQNVVRERIKDGMSQDVTVYLRGGTYFVDATLQFDDRDSGRDGFRVSYRNFPGEVPRLVGGKQISHWEPYKDSIWKTKVGQGWSFHTLYVDGDRIPKARLPANGYFQVEGQSGESYLEGFKFHSNEIPFGSDLTNSQVFIWPGRGEWNWFSEMREIDSIDYDQRFVRFKYPSIWDIGVGSRYYIQGSLHFLQSPGQFHLDETEGWLYYRPKSGKPLHQKIIAPTVTRLIELKGGDHECQVQHLTFSGLNLSCTDFFGEYKMIQEEPGLNNVERDEHREGLIYINYAADIEISHCQIGNSGSCGIFMDHYAQNITMTGNHIEHLGYIGICASGFSPIQGSFTTAEASYTNKGHRITNNYIKHGGELVGHGCGILLYQSGDNDISHNTIAHMPRYGISLKGLRHKVMPATLYGIPVTWENHWDFLHTRNNHIAYNDISNVMTDSQDGGLLESWGVGTGNVIHSNHLHHSGIHFSYGFGIYLDDASDYFTVTNNVLSHLYSTGEGKLWMLIFSKGIGNRIQGNLLVSNPHAIAAIGTQEMAGEENKEIVVDGNIVYNSGYLYYFVNWRKDKFAAADRNLYWKDEGPCKVAGKLPLDPCGQDRLGRSEYDWEAWRSLLNGKFDGHTLITDPLFIHAAEGDYRLQPNSPAYRLGWVNIDFGKIGPQ
- a CDS encoding SDR family oxidoreductase gives rise to the protein MKILVTGATGQLGSKVVEALLASVPAERLAVSVRDTEKATDLRSRGVEVRHGDFDDPASLDKAFAGVDRLLIVSTQGDNETRIRQHLAAVSAAERAGVGFIAYTSATNAEESSLFLVPVHRATEEAIRKTGIPYSILRNNWYIENEIGTIQGVLAGAPLVTSAGAGKVGWASRGDYAQAAAAVLAGNGHENTVYELSGTPITHEDLAAVLAEVLDREVPIQQVDDETYGKIMAGAGVPEQVVPILVAIQSAIRDGVLDIESNDLQTLLGRPVTPLSEAVEVLVSGLKS
- a CDS encoding Rrf2 family transcriptional regulator, with the translated sequence MKQISSRFSIAVHILSLIATIPTECTGDFIAGSVNTNPVIIRKIIGMLKKAGLVEVRAGVGGTSLCKDTDQITLLDVYRAVEVIENGELFNFHNHPNPNCTVGRNIESALRAEMRDAQFAMEQRLSNVSLQQLISNFK